The following are encoded together in the Brassica napus cultivar Da-Ae chromosome A9, Da-Ae, whole genome shotgun sequence genome:
- the LOC106377981 gene encoding uncharacterized abhydrolase domain-containing protein DDB_G0269086-like, whose protein sequence is MAAEMDISMSVRVFEELTSTKAEPNGIFSVKMRASYNVFTGHPNKTQDWQRAYFYVKSDEHAFEEPPGDDYRVLWNKELGRDLLVFRHPNTIAYPEKFFESAQAIAAHSHLRWPDLSREWIRRQQARIARVDWESRLLCVVGPRKSRLSLFTRKQQKLLNKAREMEGVPDLSALLKGRLQLLSKKSAPVDRSESTDSGDVGASKEGASNSNDEGVRVEPSAPSPKKKKKDKKTTEKSADETSPLLSASLATSSEGQGTKKKKKKRARNEATSRDEGTAMDDAIPVERPKKKTKKKAAETEPEKKRKALVQRSGSGSESAGGEKSVPGSSTSRGPRLEGSLPKKGRIEYPDRGEFLYDEKTPLILNPLRCAELTRQIRGGTKELPQLEDLFFRDEYIDAAALRAQSDGSMNFLVERYDTTLKQTMAQLGAADKLAATRLKVIERVRAELKQGSEKAAKEKEVLRIKFEELESKLKADRAAKKELVREKVHLEGIAAGLEKEKVELLAERDAEVDKLDRERQRLKDSRGLEVTRERERVEAAMIEKASRSFTRVRDHFARLDALGKAKNLYGQASGTKRCLEMIKESGTEIPQDMIDMFAEQEKLYEAEVTKLRVSPLADRDFSLSPLVLPSRFVEERFRRTFDPYGSNVDLIRPETASQLITSREVTEEPPEEPLGDVTSAPTEQAVVPEESAHKESPEKEDLEEIPEKSSPITDEGIEKMGVEDPVVVSDSSSGDQGEEGDGDAGEMSRPRPSEEGKTDDVVEGDAASSPPGVEPLASTRPEENVTPIAEKTRPNFLLLDR, encoded by the exons ATGGCGGCGGAGATGGATATCTCGATGAGCGTGAGGGTATTTGAGGAGCTAACCTCCACGAAGGCGGAACCGAATGGGATTTTCTCGGTGAAAATGCGTGCGAGCTACAATGTCTTTACTGGTCATCCAAACAAGACGCAGGACTGGCAGCGCGCGTACTTCTACGTCAAATCTGACGAACACGCTTTTGAGGAGCCGCCTGGGGACGATTACCGCGTTTTATGGAATAAAGAACTTGGTAGAGATCTCTTAGTTT TCCGTCATCCGAATACGATCGCTTATCCGGAGAAGTTCTTTGAGAGTGCGCAAGCGATAGCAGCACACAGTCATCTTCGTTGGCCAGACCTTAGTCGCGAGTGGATTCGTCGTCAACAAGCTAGAATTGCTAGAG TTGATTGGGAGTCGAGACTTCTGTGTGTCGTTGGTCCTCGCAAGTCGCGTCTTTCCTTGTTTACTCGGAAACAGCAGAAACTTCTCAACAAAGCTAGGGAGATGGAAGGGGTTCCGGACTTGAGTGCCTTGTTGAAGGGAAGGCTACAGTTGCTGTCGAAGAAGTCGGCTCCCGTCGATCGTTCTGAATCGACCGACTCTGGAGACGTTGGGGCTTCAAAGGAGGGAGCATCCAATTCAAACGACGAAGGCGTCAGGGTCGAACCTTCAGCTCCGAGtcccaaaaagaagaagaaagataagAAGACGACAGAGAAGTCGGCGGATGAGACTTCTCCGCTTTTGTCTGCTTCTCTCGCCACGTCGTCCGAGGGTCAAgggacaaagaagaagaagaagaagagggccCGCAACGAGGCGACTTCCCGAGATGAGGGGACCGCTATGGATGACGCGATACCCGTAGAGCGTCCCAAAAAGAAAACTAAGAAGAAAGCAGCTGAAACCGAGCCCG agaagaagaggaaggccTTGGTGCAAAGGAGTGGCTCTGGATCTGAGTCCGCTGGTGGCGAGAAGTCTGTCCCTGGCTCCTCTACGAGTAGAGGTCCTCGTTTAGAGGGCTCTCTTCCAAAGAAAGGGAGGATCGAATATCCTGATCGTGGGGAGTTTCTGTACGACGAGAAGACTCCCTTGATCCTTAACCCCTTACGGTGTGCGGAGCTGACGCGTCAAATTCGCGGTGGGACGAAGGAGCTGCCGCAATTGGAGGATCTTTTCTTCAGAGACGAGTACATCGACGCTGCCGCCTTGAGAGCTCAG AGTGACGGGAGCATGAACTTTCTTGTCGAAAGGTACGACACTACCTTAAAGCAGACTATGGCTCAACTGGGAGCTGCGGACAAACTTGCTGCGACAAGGCTGAAGGTCATCGAGAGGGTGAGGGCTGAGCTCAAACAAGGTAGCGAGAAGGCAGCAAAGGAGAAAGAAGTTCTTCGAATTAAGTTTGAAGAGCTCGAGAGCAAGCTGAAGGCTGATAGGGCGGCGAAGAAAGAATTGGTACGCGAGAAGGTTCACCTGGAAGGGATCGCTGCGGGCCTTGAAAAGGAGAAGGTTGAACTACTCGCTGAGAGAGATGCCGAAGTTGACAAGTTAGACAGGGAGAGGCAACGTCTGAAGGACTCCCGGGGTCTAGAAGTCACCCGAGAAAGAGAAAGGGTTGAAGCTGCTATGATCGAGAAGGCGAGTCGCTCTTTTACTCGCGTGCGAGATCACTTTGCCCGTTTGGACGCCCTTGGGAAGGCGAAAAACCTGTACGGGCAAGCTTCTGGGACAAAGAGATGTCTCGAGATGATAAAGGAGAGCGGAACGGAAATCCCGCAAGACATGATCGACATGTTCGCCGAGCAGGAAAAGCTCTATGAAGCCGAAGTCACCAAGCTGCGAGTAAGTCCGCTGGCTGATAGAGACTTCTCCCTTTCCCCGCTTGTTCTCCCCTCTCGTTTTGTGGAAGAGAGGTTTAGGAGGACGTTTGACCCCTACGGATCGAATGTGGACCTGATCAGGCCGGAGACAGCCTCCCAGCTGATCACCTCGCGCGAAGTGACCGAGGAGCCGCCTGAGGAGCCATTGGGTGACGTCACATCGGCCCCGACAGAACAGGCCGTGGTTCCCGAGGAGAGCGCCCATAAGGAATCACCCGAGAAGGAGGACCTAGAGGAGATTCCTGAGAAAAGTTCTCCAATCACCGACGAAGGGATTGAGAAAATGGGTGTTGAAGATCCTGTTGTCGTCTCGGATTCTTCGTCGGGGGATCAAGGCGAGGAGGGTGATGGTGATGCTGGAGAGATGTCGCGACCACGCCCAAGTGAGGAAGGGAAGACCGACGATGTCGTCGAGGGAGACGCCGCGAGCTCTCCTCCTGGTGTGGAACCTCTTGCCTCGACTCGACCGGAGGAGAATGTGACTCCCATTGCTGAGAAAACCCGGCCGAATTTTCTGTTGCTCGATCGCTGA